A portion of the Stella humosa genome contains these proteins:
- a CDS encoding UDP-2,3-diacylglucosamine diphosphatase encodes MTHMPMVRQYRTIWISDVHLGTRGCKAEFLLDFLRHSESENLYLVGDIVDGWRLKRSWYWHQSHNDVVQKLLRKARKGTNVVYLPGNHDEMFRHFLELQFGGILVVDELVHETADGRRLLVLHGDRFDAVVRHARWLALVGDAGYDLLMAVNHHFNVVRRHLGFSYWSLSAYVKQRVKNAVEYVGRFEQAVADEARRRHVDGVVCGHIHKAEMRMIDGVLYCNDGDWVESCTALVEHLDGRLEIVDWMQLRALDPMRPAMTLAHAGPQDGAGT; translated from the coding sequence ATGACGCACATGCCGATGGTGCGGCAGTACCGGACGATCTGGATCTCCGACGTCCATCTCGGCACGCGGGGCTGCAAGGCAGAGTTCCTGCTCGATTTCCTGCGCCACAGCGAATCCGAGAACCTCTATCTCGTGGGCGACATCGTCGATGGCTGGCGGCTCAAGCGGTCCTGGTACTGGCACCAGAGCCACAACGACGTCGTCCAGAAGCTGCTGCGCAAGGCCCGCAAGGGCACCAACGTCGTCTACCTGCCGGGCAACCACGACGAGATGTTCCGGCATTTCCTGGAGTTGCAGTTCGGCGGCATCCTGGTCGTCGACGAGCTGGTGCACGAGACGGCCGACGGGCGCCGGCTGCTGGTGCTCCATGGCGACCGCTTCGATGCGGTCGTGCGCCATGCCCGCTGGCTGGCCCTGGTGGGGGATGCCGGCTACGACCTGCTGATGGCGGTCAACCACCACTTCAACGTCGTCCGCCGCCACCTCGGCTTCTCGTACTGGTCGCTGTCCGCCTATGTGAAGCAGCGGGTGAAGAACGCGGTGGAGTATGTCGGCCGCTTCGAGCAGGCGGTCGCCGACGAGGCCCGCCGACGCCATGTCGACGGGGTGGTGTGCGGCCATATCCACAAGGCCGAGATGCGGATGATCGACGGCGTCCTCTATTGCAACGACGGGGACTGGGTCGAAAGCTGTACCGCGCTGGTGGAGCATCTGGACGGCCGGCTGGAGATCGTCGACTGGATGCAGCTCCGCGCGCTCGATCCGATGCGGCCGGCCATGACCCTGGCGCATGCGGGTCCGCAGGACGGGGCCGGGACGTGA
- a CDS encoding AAA family ATPase: MEKTGGHFLAAIRRRDDVERPDAFPWTLPLATTLEELHFPAAVTFLVGENGCGKSTLLEGLAAGMQAVAAGSADIARDPSLAAARSFARGFRFIRRRHARTRLFLRAEDVMGYGRRLSGEAAELDAIAGELMATLPEGIGRTRAVGLARAQRAALTTRYGENPDGRSHGETFLALLQTRLVPNGLYFLDEPETPLSPARVLALMALLKDRVAAGCQFVIATHSPILMALPGAAILLIEADRIEPVAYDEVEHVRLTRAFLAEPERFLRRL, from the coding sequence ATGGAAAAGACCGGCGGACATTTCCTGGCCGCGATTCGCCGCCGCGACGATGTGGAGCGGCCGGACGCCTTCCCCTGGACCCTGCCGCTGGCGACGACGCTGGAAGAACTGCATTTCCCGGCAGCCGTAACCTTCCTGGTCGGCGAGAACGGCTGCGGCAAGTCGACCCTGCTCGAGGGGCTGGCGGCGGGCATGCAGGCGGTTGCCGCCGGCAGCGCCGACATCGCGCGCGACCCCTCGCTGGCGGCCGCGCGCAGCTTTGCCCGCGGTTTCCGCTTCATCCGCCGGCGCCATGCGCGCACGCGGCTGTTCCTCAGGGCCGAGGATGTCATGGGCTATGGCCGCCGCCTGTCGGGCGAGGCCGCCGAACTGGACGCGATCGCCGGCGAGCTGATGGCGACGCTGCCGGAAGGGATCGGCCGCACGCGCGCCGTCGGCCTTGCGCGGGCGCAGCGCGCGGCCCTGACCACACGCTATGGCGAGAACCCGGACGGTCGCTCGCACGGCGAGACCTTCCTGGCCCTGTTGCAGACGCGGCTGGTGCCGAACGGCCTCTATTTCCTGGACGAGCCGGAGACGCCGCTGTCGCCCGCGCGCGTCCTGGCCCTGATGGCCCTGCTGAAGGACCGGGTGGCGGCGGGTTGCCAGTTCGTCATTGCCACCCACTCGCCGATCCTGATGGCACTGCCCGGGGCCGCCATCCTGCTGATCGAGGCGGACCGCATCGAACCCGTCGCCTATGACGAGGTCGAGCATGTCCGCCTGACCCGGGCGTTCCTGGCCGAGCCGGAACGCTTCCTGCGCCGCCTATAG